A window of the Planococcus citri chromosome 4, ihPlaCitr1.1, whole genome shotgun sequence genome harbors these coding sequences:
- the Uba3 gene encoding NEDD8-activating enzyme E1 catalytic subunit — MNADGISKTRRYSYLKKILERAGPFCHPEFEPSPEIFNFISNSCKILVIGAGGLGCELLKNLGMMGFRDIHVIDMDTIDLSNLNRQFLFRRKDIGKPKAEVAASFINKRIPGCNVVAHYCKIQDFDEDFYRQFNLVICGLDSIVARRWINGMLISMLSYDDNGELDQSTLIPIIDGGTEGFKGNARIILPGITACIECTLDLFPPQIVYPLCTIASTPRLPEHCIEYVRILQWPKEKPFEGAIDGDDPTHVNWIYEKAQERASQFGIHGVTYRLVQGVVKHIIPAVASTNAVIAAVCVTEAFKLATSCCSTLNNYMVFNDVDGVYTYSYEAERKDDCLVCSPASRPKYVDVSHDGIKLNEFIELLSTGQYQMKSPGIVTEFEGKNRTLYMSTVPSIEERTRDNLKKTLKELNLINGSKLLITDPTNPVTLEVILRFAEIND, encoded by the exons ATGAACGCCGATGGAATATCGAAAACGAGACGGTATTCTTACCTGAAAAAGATATTAGAACGAGCCGGTCCATTCTGTCACCCGGAATTCGAACCTAGTCCAGAAATCTTCAACTTCATATCAAACTCGTGTAAAATCTTAGTCATCGGTGCCGGTGGTTTGGgttgtgaacttttgaaaaacctAGGAATGATGGGCTTCCGAGACATTCACGTTATCGATATGGATACCATCGATTTATCAAATCTAAACCGTCAATTTTTATTCAGACGAAAAGATATTGGGAAACCGAAAGCCGAAGTAGCGGCGAGTTTCATTAATAAGAGAATCCCTGGCTGCAATGTTGTGGCACATTATTGCAAAATACAAGATTTCGACGAAGATTTCTACAGGCAGTTTAATTTAGTCATCTGCGGTTTAGATTCGATCGTTGCTAGAAGATGGATTAATGGCATGTTGATATCTATGCTGAGTTACGATGATAACGGTGAACTTGATCAAAGCACGTTGATTCCAATCATCGACGGAGGTACCGAAGGGTTTAAAGGAAACGCTAGGATTATTTTACCCGGTATTACTGCTTGTATAGAATGTACGCTGGATTTATTTCCTCCGCAG ATAGTGTATCCTCTGTGTACGATTGCAAGTACTCCACGATTACCAGAACATTGCATAGAATATGTTCGAATACTCCAGTGGCCCAAAGAGAAACCGTTTGAGGGTGCTATCGATGGAGATGATCCGACTCACGTGAACTGGATTTATGAAAAAGCTCAAGAACGAGCTTCTCAATTCG GTATTCACGGTGTCACTTACCGACTAGTGCAGGGTGTTGTTAAACACATTATCCCCGCTGTAGCTTCTACGAATGCTGTGATCGCCGCTGTCTGCGTTACAGAAGCTTTCAAACTAGCTACTAGTTGCTGTTCCACTTTAAATAATTACATGGTTTTCAACGATGTCGATGGAGTTTACACGTACTCTTACGAAGCAGAACGAAAAGACGACTGTTTAGTTTGCAGTCCTGCATCGAGACCGAAATACGTAGACGTATCACACGATGGAATAAAACTAAACGAATTCATCGAATTACTGAGCACCGGTCAATATCAAATGAAAAGTCCTGGTATTGTTACCGAATTCGAAGGTAAAAATCGCACGTTGTACATGTCAACTGTGCCAAGCATCGAAGAACGTACTAGAGATAATTTAAAGAAAACGCTCAAAGAACTCAATTTGATCAATGGATCGAAATTATTGATAACCGATCCTACTAATCCTGTTACTCTGGAAGTTATCCTAAGATTCGCTGAAATCAACGATTAA